ACGAGACGCAGGTCGTGCGAAATGAACACCAGCCCCATTCCCCGTTCGACCACCAGCTTGTCGAGAATGGCCAGCACTTCGAGCTGCACGGTCACGTCGAGCGCCGATGTCGGCTCGTCGGCAATCAGCAGTTCGGGGCCGCAGACCAGCATCATGGCGATCATGATACGCTGGCCCATGCCGCCGGAGACTTCATGCGGATAGAGGTCGAAAACGCGTTCCGGATCGCGGATCTGCACCGCTTCCAGCATGGCCAGAGCGCGGTTCTTCGCCTCGGAGCGCGAGACCTTCTCGTGCGTCTTCAGCGTTTCCATGATCTGCCGGCCGATCGGCATGACCGGGTTCAGCGAATATTTCGGATCCTGCAGGATCATCGCGATCTTCTTGCCGCGCAGCCTGCGCCGCTCGGACGCCTGCATGTTCAAGAGATCGGCATTCCCGAAAGCGAGACGATCGGCGGTGATGTTCGCATGCTTTGGCGTCAGACTCATGATCGCGCGGCCCGTCTGCGACTTGCCGGAACCGGATTCGCCGACAATGCCCAGCCGTTCACGGCCAAGCGTGAAGTTCACGCCGCGCACGGCTTCGACCATGCCGGTCCGGGTCGGGAAACTGACCCGCAGATTTTCGACGGTCAGGAGTGGGGTCACTGTCCCGCCTCCTTCGGATCGAGTGCGTCACGCAAGCCATCGCCGAGCAGGTTGAAACCGAGGCTGACGATGAGAATGGCGAAACCCGGCATGCCCGCGACCCACCACTGGTCGAGGATGAAGCGGCGGCCCGACGCGATCATCGCACCCCATTCCGGCAGCGGCGGCTGCGCACCGAGACCGAGGAAGCCGAGACCGGCCGCAGTCAGGATGATGCCGGCCATGTCGAGCGTCACGCGCACGATCAGCGACGAGATGCAGAGCGGCATGATGTGGAAGAACACGATGCGCATGGGCGATGCGCCCATCAGCCGGACCGCCGAGATGTAATCGGAGTTACGGAACGTCATCGTCTCGGCCCGCGCGATACGGGCGTAAGGCGGCCACGAGGTGATCGCGATGGCAAGCACCGCGTTCTCGATGCC
The window above is part of the Rhizobium sp. ACO-34A genome. Proteins encoded here:
- a CDS encoding peptide ABC transporter ATP-binding protein; the protein is MTPLLTVENLRVSFPTRTGMVEAVRGVNFTLGRERLGIVGESGSGKSQTGRAIMSLTPKHANITADRLAFGNADLLNMQASERRRLRGKKIAMILQDPKYSLNPVMPIGRQIMETLKTHEKVSRSEAKNRALAMLEAVQIRDPERVFDLYPHEVSGGMGQRIMIAMMLVCGPELLIADEPTSALDVTVQLEVLAILDKLVVERGMGLVFISHDLRLVSSFCDRVLVMYAGKVVEELAASRLSEAQHPYTRGLLNCLPKIEGDRHPLPVLERQAEWKL